The Canis lupus familiaris isolate Mischka breed German Shepherd chromosome 36, alternate assembly UU_Cfam_GSD_1.0, whole genome shotgun sequence genome segment TCCTGTGGCCTGAAAATTAGATATTTTGGAAAAGGTTGCTAAATTGTGTCGGTGTCTATTTGCCCTCTCCTTCCCGGGGACCCGGGCCCACCCCCGGCCCCGCCAGGGTCCTGCCGGCCAAGCGGAGCCGAGGTGTCCCGGCCGCCTCTGGGTGCCGCCTGAGTCAGGCAGGAGGCGAGGGGCTGCGAagccgaggggggggggggagggcccgggaggggggaggggagggggagggggaggggcccagccgCCCCGGGCTTCCCGGCCGGATGGCCACGTCGGGCTTCGGAGCCGAAGGGACGAGGTGCGGGAGGCGCGGTGGCCGGGGGCGCCTGGCTTCCCCAACCGCGCTGCCTGCAACGGCGCGACGTCCTGGGCTCAGCCTCTCGTCCCGACCCCGCATCGGAGCCCCGTCgggtcctggaggaggtgggcacCAGGCGCTTGGCCCTCCCGACACACAGGGGTGCCCCGGCCTCCGCCccggcctcctggcctctgcccccgccccggcctccacCCCGGCCTCCACCTCTGTCCCTGGCTTctgccccggcctcccccctccGACCTCCCGGCCTCCCCGCTCCgacctcccagcctcctccacccTGGCCCCCCGGCCTCTGCCCCGGCCTCCACCTCtgtccctggcctctgccccggcctcccccctacgacctcccagcctcctccacccTGGCCCCCCGGCCTCTACCTCTGTCCCTGGCCTCTGCCGCGGCCTCCCCCCTCCGACCTCCCGGCCTCCTCCGCcccagcctcctggcctctgcccccgccctgccctcccggcctccaccCTGGCCCCCCGGCCTCCGCCCCGGCTTCCACCTCTGTCCCCGGCCTCTGCCGCGGCCTCCCCCCTCCGACCTCCCGGCCTccgcccccgcctcccggccCTTGCCCTCCCGGAGTGTGGGCCCGAGCCTGAGAGCTTCCGCCTTGCTCTCAGGGCCCGCGCTCCCCCCGCGGCTAACGGGCTCCAAATGTCCCTCGGCCGCCGGCCCTGgagggcgccggggccgggggtggggggggtggagggggacagcgccgccccgaggccccgcggCCGGCCCAGGAGCAACTGCCGGGCCCTGTTGAGCGCCCCCCGCTCCTCCCTTCCCACGGAAGCTGCTCTCGGTTCACCGCGAGGGATGAAGAGCTTCTCAAGGGCGAGGCAGAGCACGCCTCGGAGGGCTCCAGCCCAGCTGCCCCGGAGCCTGCTGGGGGGACACGCGGGGGGAAGCCCTGGGGGGACAcgtggccggggggggggggaagccctGGGCGCGGCCTCCTCTCCTGGGGAGACACGGAGGCAGGAGGCGGCCTTGGACTCCGGCTCAACCCCCGGGCCTCACACCTGGCTCCTGGCCCCGGAGCCTCCCAAGGGGTCGGggcgtgccccccccccccccccccccccgtcgggGTTTGCCTGCTGCCGTAGGTTTCTCACATCTACTTCCTCCAAACAGGAAACAATCTGCTTGGTTCGCCTCCAGGAGCCCGAGGGGAGGGGCCGCCTTTGTGTCCTCTCCTGTCTCCGTCAAGCCATATGCAACTGGCAGCCGCCACGCTCCTCCCcgggggaagaggagaagcagcgCCGGATTCCTGCATGGAAGGGCCCATGCGGGGGCACCGGGGGCCTGGACTCCCACCCCGGGGAGCTGGGCTCAGGCCGCCCCTCGCGCCTCCCTGCCCCGAGGCTGCGAGGGGACAGGGGCACGGGCCTCGGAGGCACCTGGGGAGGATGCCCCATCCCAGGTGGCACCCTGGGCTCCTCAGTGACCCGAGCGCTTGGCAAGACCCGCTCTCTAATTTCTTTCAAGAGCAGAAAACGGTGCTGCCGGGTGACGGAAGAGACGAGCCGACGGAGCGGAGGGTTCAGGAGGCCTGAGATGACTCTCCAGTGTCCCCTCCCGTTAAGCTTCTCCGAGAGACAAGGGGCAGGGAATGAAAACGAGCCCATGGTTCCGGCAGCTTGGGGAGTGAAAGGCCAGACCACCTGCTGAGAGGAGACCAAAACATGGACTAATTTCATGCAAAGAATGcctaaaagaaacattttcattagGATGCACCTTGCACCACCGAGGTACAGGGCTTACCGAGACACACGGCAGGGGCAGGACGGGTTTTTAAAGGCAACGGGACAGCCGGAAAAACAAAGACCTGGGCCTAAGGGCAAAGAGACTGCAGATGAACGCGTATAATAAGGTTATACTGAGACCGAGATGGGGCCACCAATTAGGCCCCGAGCTTCCAGCAGGCCAaagcagaaagggaaatattATGTTACCAAATGTATATCTTTCATGAGGAACCCCCTACTGCTACCAGTTCCTCATCCTTTTTTATCATAAGATTCATAAGCATGGATAATTATCTTCAGGAAGAGAATACTTAGGGAGTTTCACTACGGCCTCTTTCAAGTATTTGATGGGCTGC includes the following:
- the LOC119877905 gene encoding uncharacterized protein LOC119877905 translates to MEASLLMQQCYTGTMGEAPDSVSVFAPFCWFSSDGTSVALRFGHWGMGEAPDESVVSLGLHTGATFDSEVPRRRGNKYQHKKSSCVKTFLPTFHRSSISLYLLWAPLLLRHGFRILCTLGVNSQAPQGSGLLPTARLLRRIGVLITPPTEYKLEIDTGIEQIKIKRSALFPANVCWRVDLGPRLQSAFLTAPTYWDSSDTGRGAGGAVAGGAWLPQPRCLQRRDVLGSASRPDPASEPRRVLEEETICLVRLQEPEGRGRLCVLSCLRQAICNWQPPRSSPGEEEKQRRIPAWKGPCGGTGGLDSHPGELGSGRPSRLPAPRLRGDRGTGLGGTWGGCPIPGGTLGSSVTRALGKTRSLISFKSRKRCCRVTEETSRRSGGFRRPEMTLQCPLPLSFSERQGAGNENEPMVPAAWGVKGQTTC